Proteins from one Patescibacteria group bacterium genomic window:
- the rsmA gene encoding 16S rRNA (adenine(1518)-N(6)/adenine(1519)-N(6))-dimethyltransferase RsmA, with protein sequence MENISKKKVKKICQDIGLRPRRQSGQHFLYKKEIINQIIGTSQPLINESILEIGPGLGFLTEEILKKSKKLLAVEIDKRMAEYLKNKFQGENKLKIIRENIFDVNLKKYFNDLNYKLISNLPYNITSLVLRNFLSEKPRPKEMILTIQKEVALRIIAKPPNMSILSVVCQFYAQPKIIKIINPDSFWPRPKVDSAVIKFYSIGENKREVNEENFLKVVKGGFSAKRKKLTNNLKHVLGILPNNSQKILKDLGIKKDIRAQNLTLEDWVALSKKLFDV encoded by the coding sequence ATGGAAAATATTTCTAAAAAAAAGGTAAAAAAAATATGCCAGGATATTGGTTTGCGACCGCGACGACAAAGCGGGCAGCACTTTTTATATAAAAAAGAAATAATTAATCAAATAATTGGGACCAGCCAGCCGCTGATTAATGAATCTATTTTAGAGATTGGCCCTGGTTTAGGCTTTTTAACTGAAGAAATTTTAAAAAAGTCAAAAAAATTACTAGCCGTTGAAATAGATAAGCGAATGGCTGAGTATTTAAAAAATAAATTTCAAGGTGAAAACAAATTAAAAATTATTAGAGAAAATATTTTTGATGTTAACTTAAAAAAATATTTTAATGACTTAAATTATAAACTAATTTCTAATTTACCTTATAATATTACTTCTTTAGTTTTAAGAAATTTTTTATCAGAAAAACCCCGCCCAAAAGAAATGATTTTAACTATTCAAAAAGAAGTAGCCCTGAGGATAATAGCTAAACCCCCGAATATGAGTATTCTTTCCGTGGTTTGTCAGTTTTATGCTCAACCAAAAATTATAAAAATAATAAATCCAGATAGTTTTTGGCCCCGGCCAAAAGTAGACTCGGCCGTTATAAAATTTTATAGTATCGGAGAAAATAAGCGTGAAGTCAATGAAGAGAATTTTCTAAAAGTAGTCAAAGGGGGCTTTTCAGCCAAAAGAAAAAAATTAACCAATAATTTAAAGCATGTTTTAGGTATTTTACCTAATAATAGCCAAAAAATACTAAAAGATTTAGGCATAAAAAAAGATATTAGAGCTCAAAATCTAACTCTTGAAGATTGGGTGGCTTTAAGTAAAAAATTGTTTGACGTATAA
- a CDS encoding fibronectin type III domain-containing protein, whose product MKFRNNKKINRKTLVLSIIAICLVFFGSFIFSLNFNFDSIKNIINPFSKVQAQTSALYLTNIHVSTINHDNAVIHWETNEPSDSLVNIGTTSDYEMPNVSSSVMERIHRLTVSGLEAKTTYHYQVVSQSEDGEVKTSVDRTFTTSEESSTTSTTALTVESMQVEANYDRAQVSLTASSPSQVTIFYDTSSQTDSSGYTHAQSTASYAISSTIYLSGLFSDTDYYYRARIEDASGSSFVSGEFEFKTNPEPPPATMPDSTKFNAGCGGGILIGDCSGTSYCDPGAAALIKRCDKCGYACPEGETCRTDGTCVSDPTVNVLNYYQCNSPQCYDINGNFISPAVDPGCNSSYPRCNANTVLKVARDRECAKWLTCGTAIEQTNPETGQSEELCMNLAVCTSLGESGQCTSYANLPQVQETYRMPEEADKIRWLSGSINAGLDWRYEKGSPVISGYYPWSSMSEVGGKLKIKNWNFEETKIIQAEINSDKPGLEDVKTYDIAEWSDNFIKYPNKASNNTDLESVWDPSQPNKENRCLKVGSMDGPGQGVSILAQGSTATASKYVANLRIKSSDSASQRVDIRLSSGGSDPTIHDFGTYLLTTGWQQITTPAIDGLGKQDTYIQVVLNSNSDTQAFYIDDLKLEPVLEVKDDFYLKRSCRLYPEEDSMSCEYFDDNGIYHKGWYGYCLDWDPKNENKCISWWPVDILKYEDNIFGQRESAGYTGRQPVYMCMESEGGDSTLERVVDNSTDSWLGWNVNYLDECASGQEYGIDSEDDLPTYPQFDSSDYDFAICNQTGGVEQGYSLTGSEIAVLPIGEEWAPDDASCDHLAAIDGDETPAGYCYGVIEYMETKHPEYHYLSENVISYLSLDTIANWDEGILWSFISSGGEWPVGGLTFDGDKMYGDYYDSEVKGPTNKRYRKRFVDDGKIYWRLRAHDENDLVFFLIFECLDNSGVVRSCSIDDRGQLTAMAMWGDDNTPSDAEVSSYRVNIELRERCNKLAKVVTDGGGNMAWAETINSSNYKVSDLNYLQSTDLNPYGGAVMTNPENLRQHLLVEEPNRTDFSFPFQERAGKPYACVGDCNNRRCYGGGALDGNPCRSNLDCVDDTDLTQIKYGTCVGVGICKKSDENCYTDDDCGGEDYCIGGAASNRGEQEVMLWPTTGRCDGDRLGKECNTDDDCNVGEECYHTYFAENRIRSLFALSYGIYEWDQTNGRYSSISDSDSPLVYHSKPGWGPPNRVCADGIRPDYDPLNPDTYCGFPPKITNIKLGDGTSNTAKLGKDGGKVKLSFNTEVDRQQQPLKNIWIDWGDDTIDQVNYGYKSKSDPNNPHIYTHAYQAEPSGVKYNIKIAIEDNWGWCSSAQDTNYIYYGTCDGGSRDGLICDEIPIWPFDAVPDCPYGNCTGVYTCDLHPTSTWTPISTCQGGTCQDGICSGGLDDGRSCTPLIVDLTD is encoded by the coding sequence ATGAAATTTAGAAATAACAAAAAAATAAATAGAAAAACTTTAGTTCTGAGTATTATTGCGATTTGCCTAGTTTTCTTTGGTAGTTTTATTTTCTCTTTAAATTTTAATTTTGATAGTATAAAAAATATTATTAACCCCTTTTCCAAGGTCCAAGCGCAAACCTCAGCCCTTTATTTAACCAATATTCATGTCAGCACTATTAACCATGATAATGCGGTTATACATTGGGAAACAAATGAGCCATCTGATTCTTTGGTAAATATAGGCACTACGTCTGATTATGAAATGCCTAATGTTAGTTCTTCAGTTATGGAGAGAATTCACCGCTTAACAGTTAGTGGCTTGGAAGCAAAGACCACTTATCATTATCAGGTAGTTTCCCAGTCAGAAGACGGAGAAGTAAAGACGAGTGTTGACCGGACTTTTACCACTAGCGAAGAGTCTTCAACCACCTCTACCACTGCTCTTACTGTGGAATCAATGCAGGTGGAAGCAAATTATGACCGGGCCCAAGTTAGTCTAACGGCTTCTTCACCCAGTCAGGTTACTATATTTTATGACACTTCTTCACAGACTGATTCCAGTGGCTATACTCATGCTCAAAGCACAGCTTCTTACGCTATTTCCTCAACTATATATTTATCCGGTCTTTTTTCGGATACAGATTATTATTACCGAGCTCGTATAGAAGATGCCAGTGGCAGCAGCTTTGTTAGTGGTGAATTTGAGTTTAAGACTAATCCTGAGCCACCACCGGCGACTATGCCAGATAGTACTAAGTTTAATGCTGGTTGTGGCGGTGGAATTTTAATTGGTGATTGTTCGGGCACCAGTTATTGTGATCCCGGAGCGGCCGCTTTGATTAAAAGGTGTGATAAATGCGGCTACGCTTGCCCCGAGGGAGAAACCTGCCGTACAGACGGCACTTGTGTCAGTGACCCGACTGTTAATGTACTTAATTATTATCAGTGTAATTCTCCGCAGTGCTATGATATAAATGGTAATTTCATCAGTCCGGCGGTAGATCCCGGTTGTAACTCAAGCTATCCCCGGTGTAATGCCAACACTGTGCTTAAAGTAGCCAGAGACCGCGAATGTGCCAAATGGCTCACTTGTGGCACGGCTATTGAACAGACTAACCCGGAAACCGGTCAGTCTGAAGAGCTTTGTATGAACTTGGCAGTTTGTACTTCTCTGGGAGAAAGTGGCCAGTGCACTAGTTATGCTAACCTACCCCAGGTTCAGGAAACTTATCGTATGCCCGAAGAAGCTGATAAAATTCGCTGGCTGTCTGGCTCAATCAACGCTGGTCTTGACTGGCGCTATGAAAAAGGATCACCGGTTATCTCGGGCTATTATCCCTGGTCCTCTATGTCAGAAGTGGGCGGTAAATTAAAAATTAAGAACTGGAATTTTGAAGAAACAAAAATTATTCAAGCGGAAATAAATAGTGATAAGCCTGGTCTAGAAGATGTTAAGACTTATGATATTGCTGAATGGTCCGATAATTTTATAAAATATCCTAATAAAGCGTCAAACAATACTGATTTAGAGAGTGTTTGGGATCCGAGCCAGCCAAATAAAGAAAACCGTTGTTTGAAAGTTGGGTCTATGGATGGACCGGGTCAGGGTGTGAGTATTTTAGCCCAAGGCAGTACTGCTACGGCTAGTAAATACGTGGCTAATTTGCGTATCAAATCCAGTGATTCTGCCAGTCAAAGAGTGGATATTCGTTTGAGCAGCGGTGGCTCTGACCCGACTATTCATGATTTTGGCACCTATTTGCTAACCACTGGCTGGCAGCAAATAACCACCCCGGCTATTGACGGCCTTGGCAAGCAGGATACTTATATTCAGGTAGTCTTAAATTCAAATTCTGATACCCAGGCCTTTTATATTGACGATCTTAAGTTAGAGCCGGTTTTAGAGGTTAAAGATGACTTTTATTTAAAACGCTCCTGCCGTCTTTATCCAGAAGAAGACTCTATGTCTTGTGAATATTTTGATGACAACGGTATTTATCACAAGGGCTGGTATGGCTATTGCCTGGACTGGGACCCTAAAAACGAAAATAAATGTATTTCCTGGTGGCCGGTGGATATCCTCAAATACGAAGACAATATTTTTGGCCAGAGAGAGTCGGCCGGTTACACTGGCCGCCAGCCGGTTTATATGTGTATGGAGAGTGAGGGGGGCGATTCGACACTTGAAAGAGTTGTGGATAATTCTACCGATAGTTGGTTGGGTTGGAATGTTAATTATTTAGATGAATGTGCTAGTGGTCAAGAGTATGGAATAGATTCGGAAGATGATTTGCCTACATACCCACAATTTGATTCTTCTGATTATGATTTTGCTATTTGTAATCAGACAGGCGGTGTTGAACAGGGATATTCACTTACTGGTAGTGAGATTGCAGTTTTACCAATTGGCGAAGAGTGGGCCCCTGATGATGCTAGCTGTGATCATCTTGCTGCAATTGATGGTGATGAAACTCCTGCAGGTTATTGCTACGGGGTTATTGAATATATGGAAACTAAACATCCCGAATATCATTACTTATCTGAAAATGTAATTTCATATCTTTCATTAGATACTATCGCAAATTGGGATGAGGGTATTTTGTGGTCGTTTATTTCTTCGGGTGGTGAATGGCCAGTAGGCGGACTTACGTTTGATGGAGATAAGATGTATGGTGACTATTATGATAGTGAAGTTAAGGGTCCTACGAACAAGAGATATCGGAAGAGATTTGTTGATGACGGAAAAATATATTGGAGATTGAGGGCACATGATGAAAATGATTTAGTGTTTTTTCTAATTTTTGAATGTTTAGATAACAGTGGTGTTGTGAGAAGCTGTAGTATAGATGATAGAGGTCAGCTTACTGCGATGGCTATGTGGGGTGACGATAATACTCCCTCCGACGCCGAAGTTTCTTCTTATAGAGTAAATATAGAGTTACGTGAGAGATGTAATAAATTAGCTAAAGTTGTAACGGATGGAGGAGGTAATATGGCTTGGGCTGAAACTATAAATTCTAGTAACTATAAAGTTTCAGATCTAAATTATTTGCAAAGCACTGACTTAAACCCTTATGGCGGAGCTGTTATGACTAACCCGGAAAATTTAAGACAACATCTTTTGGTAGAAGAGCCCAATAGAACAGACTTTTCCTTTCCTTTCCAGGAAAGAGCTGGTAAACCTTATGCTTGTGTTGGTGATTGTAATAATCGTCGATGTTATGGTGGTGGAGCTCTTGATGGAAATCCTTGTCGAAGTAATTTGGATTGTGTAGATGATACTGATCTTACTCAGATAAAGTATGGGACTTGTGTCGGGGTTGGCATATGCAAAAAAAGTGATGAAAATTGTTATACTGATGATGATTGTGGCGGGGAAGATTATTGTATTGGTGGAGCTGCTAGCAATCGCGGTGAGCAGGAAGTTATGCTTTGGCCAACGACAGGTCGGTGTGATGGTGACCGGCTAGGAAAAGAATGTAATACAGATGATGATTGTAATGTTGGAGAAGAATGTTATCACACATATTTTGCCGAAAATAGAATCAGGAGTTTATTTGCCTTAAGTTATGGTATATATGAATGGGATCAGACCAACGGCCGTTACTCCTCTATTAGTGATAGTGATTCGCCTTTGGTATATCATTCTAAACCAGGCTGGGGTCCGCCTAATCGGGTTTGTGCAGACGGTATCAGGCCGGATTATGATCCTTTAAATCCGGACACTTACTGCGGATTCCCACCCAAGATTACTAATATTAAACTGGGGGATGGCACTTCCAATACAGCTAAATTAGGTAAAGACGGCGGTAAAGTAAAGCTAAGCTTTAATACTGAAGTTGACCGCCAACAGCAGCCCTTAAAAAATATCTGGATTGATTGGGGCGATGACACTATAGATCAAGTAAATTACGGTTATAAATCAAAATCAGACCCAAACAATCCCCATATCTACACCCATGCTTATCAAGCTGAGCCTTCTGGCGTCAAATATAATATAAAAATCGCCATTGAAGATAATTGGGGCTGGTGTTCTTCTGCTCAAGATACTAATTATATCTATTACGGCACTTGTGATGGCGGTTCAAGAGACGGCTTGATTTGTGATGAAATACCGATTTGGCCTTTTGATGCTGTACCTGATTGTCCTTACGGTAATTGCACGGGTGTTTATACTTGTGATTTGCATCCGACTTCAACCTGGACTCCGATCAGTACCTGTCAAGGTGGTACTTGCCAAGATGGAATATGTTCAGGCGGTCTGGATGACGGACGCTCCTGCACGCCTTTAATTGTTGATTTAACCGATTAA
- a CDS encoding NAD(P)H-hydrate dehydratase produces the protein MKKYNLKNQVHFITINTYKKYWLFKKENLCQIVIDNLNFYRRKFSFKLLGYVIMPNHLHLLIQLNKKYNDISKVMRDFKKFTSVQIIKQLIKENEKDLLKTFSMTGKIFNYPSTLGTARSSDRASLSAESEDSAYPTSFRKKRKYSVWMNDFYDFNIYSENLLLWVLPDPQIGLVSKKFIYMKKINKLIFKKLYQPPKNSHKGDNGVLLILAGSKKYHGAPWYAIEAASKIVDLIYFHSDPMAMRLMEEIKKKTPSFIVVSKKELSKTIQKSDCLLIGPGWGKNEANKKLINNLLKKHKNKKFVLDADALALVNLKQLNKNILITPHSSEFKKLFNIKANQENLKKMAKKYRVNILLKGKKDIICSPQACFFNTRGNQGMTKGGTGDVLAGLISALACKNDLLTATKAGCLVNGLAGDKLYKKYKVYYNARDLIKEIPKILK, from the coding sequence ATGAAAAAATATAATCTTAAGAACCAAGTTCATTTCATCACTATTAATACATATAAAAAATACTGGCTTTTTAAGAAAGAAAATCTTTGCCAAATAGTAATTGATAATCTAAATTTTTACCGCCGTAAATTTAGTTTTAAATTATTGGGTTACGTAATTATGCCTAATCATCTACATTTATTAATTCAATTAAATAAAAAATATAATGATATTTCAAAGGTAATGAGGGATTTTAAGAAATTTACAAGTGTTCAAATTATAAAGCAGTTAATAAAAGAAAATGAAAAAGATTTACTTAAAACATTTTCTATGACTGGTAAAATTTTTAATTATCCCTCTACTCTGGGTACTGCCCGATCCTCAGATCGGGCTAGTCTCTCGGCCGAATCTGAGGATTCGGCCTACCCGACTAGTTTTAGAAAGAAAAGAAAATATTCAGTCTGGATGAATGATTTTTACGACTTTAACATCTATTCCGAGAATCTTCTACTCTGGGTACTGCCCGATCCTCAGATCGGGCTAGTCTCTAAAAAATTTATCTATATGAAAAAAATAAATAAATTAATTTTTAAAAAACTCTATCAACCACCCAAAAATTCCCACAAAGGCGACAACGGTGTTTTATTGATTTTAGCCGGTTCAAAAAAGTACCACGGGGCTCCTTGGTATGCTATTGAAGCGGCTTCAAAAATTGTTGATTTGATTTATTTTCATTCAGATCCAATGGCTATGCGCTTAATGGAAGAAATAAAAAAGAAAACTCCGTCTTTCATTGTAGTCAGTAAAAAAGAATTATCGAAAACAATTCAAAAATCAGATTGTCTTTTAATTGGTCCGGGTTGGGGTAAAAATGAAGCTAATAAAAAATTAATAAATAATTTATTAAAAAAGCATAAAAATAAAAAATTCGTTTTAGATGCTGATGCTCTGGCTTTAGTTAATTTAAAGCAGTTAAATAAAAATATTCTGATTACTCCCCACAGCAGCGAGTTTAAAAAATTATTTAACATAAAAGCCAATCAGGAAAATCTCAAAAAAATGGCTAAAAAGTATCGGGTCAATATATTATTAAAAGGAAAAAAAGATATTATTTGCTCGCCCCAGGCATGTTTTTTCAATACTCGAGGTAATCAAGGTATGACCAAAGGCGGCACCGGTGATGTTCTGGCCGGTTTAATTAGCGCTTTGGCTTGTAAAAATGATTTATTAACCGCCACTAAAGCTGGCTGTTTAGTTAATGGCTTAGCCGGAGATAAATTATATAAAAAATACAAAGTTTATTATAACGCTCGGGATTTGATTAAAGAAATACCTAAAATTTTAAAATAA
- a CDS encoding ATP-binding protein has product MADINLSKFKSEKEKEVASEESKKKNLKPEEEKDLIEAERIYQKGAVSVRDLIAPAAVNIEKDYINLGSQFVRTIFVVTYPRYISVGWFAPVINLNLTLDVSMFFYPVESKVILKQLKNRVGVLEAQIMSDAEKGAPRDPVRETALKDIEKLRDGLTQGVERFFQFALYVSVYADSKKELNNITEKIESIFGSVLVYTKRVLFQAEQGFNSTVPLGLDELQIAFNMNSSPCASSFPFVSADLTSENGILYGINRHNNSLILYDRFSLENANFNVFATSGSGKSYAIKLEVLRSLMLGADVIIIDPEMEYKYISDAVGGTYINISLNSESKINPFDLPKSVYSGEKPADIIRSAVITLKSLLRLMLGDLTHEEDSIIDRALLETYSTHDITADSDLEKVKPPLMKDLQNVLEGMVGAEELVQRVKKYTEGTFSGLFNSPTNVEVENQLVIFSVRDLEDELRPIGISMIISYVWNVVRSQMKKRILVIDEAWWLMQNEDSAKFIYALVKRCRKYYLGVTTITQDVNDFLRSPYGQAIVNNSALKLLMKQSPSSIDIVAKTFLLTQGERYLLLESGVGEGIFFAGTRHAAIKIVASYAEDQIITSDPKQLLEIEEAKKEFKDQMVEDDEEQQEEGIKGEEAESPVNKIGEKPEAKEESIRGINISKDSQGLG; this is encoded by the coding sequence ATGGCTGATATAAATCTATCAAAATTTAAATCAGAAAAAGAAAAAGAGGTAGCTTCGGAAGAGAGTAAAAAGAAAAATTTGAAACCGGAAGAAGAAAAAGATCTGATTGAAGCCGAAAGAATTTATCAAAAAGGCGCTGTTTCAGTTAGAGACTTAATAGCTCCGGCGGCTGTTAATATTGAAAAAGATTATATAAATTTAGGTAGTCAATTTGTGCGTACAATATTTGTGGTTACTTATCCGCGCTATATTTCAGTGGGCTGGTTTGCTCCAGTAATAAACTTAAACTTGACCTTGGATGTTAGTATGTTCTTTTATCCGGTTGAATCAAAAGTAATTTTAAAACAACTTAAAAATAGAGTCGGTGTTTTAGAAGCTCAGATAATGTCAGATGCGGAAAAAGGAGCCCCCCGTGATCCGGTGAGAGAAACGGCTTTGAAAGACATTGAAAAATTAAGAGATGGTTTAACTCAAGGGGTAGAAAGATTTTTTCAATTTGCTCTTTATGTCAGTGTTTATGCTGATAGTAAAAAAGAACTGAATAATATAACAGAAAAAATAGAATCAATTTTTGGCTCGGTTTTGGTTTATACTAAGAGAGTGCTTTTTCAGGCTGAGCAAGGCTTCAATTCCACAGTGCCTTTGGGTTTGGATGAACTGCAAATAGCTTTTAATATGAATTCCAGTCCTTGTGCTTCTTCTTTCCCTTTTGTTTCAGCCGATTTAACTTCAGAAAATGGTATTCTTTACGGCATTAATCGTCATAATAACAGTCTTATTCTTTATGATCGTTTCTCTCTGGAGAATGCTAACTTTAATGTTTTTGCTACCTCAGGTTCTGGTAAGAGTTATGCTATTAAACTGGAAGTTCTACGCTCACTTATGTTGGGCGCTGATGTTATTATTATTGATCCGGAAATGGAGTATAAATATATTTCAGATGCGGTTGGCGGTACTTATATTAATATTTCCTTAAATTCTGAAAGTAAGATTAACCCCTTTGATTTACCCAAATCAGTATACAGTGGTGAGAAACCGGCTGATATTATTCGTTCAGCCGTTATTACCTTAAAATCTCTTTTACGTTTAATGCTGGGAGATTTAACTCATGAAGAAGATTCCATTATTGATCGGGCTTTATTAGAAACTTATTCTACTCATGATATTACAGCTGATTCTGATTTAGAAAAAGTTAAACCTCCTTTAATGAAGGATTTACAAAATGTTCTTGAGGGTATGGTCGGAGCTGAAGAATTAGTCCAAAGAGTAAAAAAATATACTGAAGGAACATTTTCCGGTCTTTTTAACAGCCCGACAAATGTAGAAGTTGAAAATCAATTGGTCATATTTTCGGTCCGTGATTTAGAGGATGAATTAAGACCGATTGGTATCTCTATGATTATTTCTTATGTTTGGAATGTGGTTCGTTCGCAAATGAAAAAACGTATTTTAGTTATTGATGAAGCTTGGTGGCTTATGCAAAATGAAGACTCCGCCAAATTTATTTACGCTTTAGTAAAACGCTGCCGCAAATATTATCTTGGTGTGACTACTATTACCCAGGATGTTAATGACTTTTTACGCTCACCCTATGGGCAGGCTATTGTTAATAATTCGGCTCTTAAACTTTTGATGAAACAATCTCCGTCTAGTATTGATATTGTGGCTAAAACTTTTCTTTTAACTCAAGGGGAAAGATACTTGCTTTTAGAGTCGGGCGTGGGAGAAGGTATCTTTTTTGCCGGTACCCGGCACGCAGCTATAAAAATCGTCGCTTCCTATGCTGAGGATCAAATTATAACTTCTGACCCCAAGCAACTTTTAGAAATTGAAGAAGCCAAAAAAGAATTTAAAGATCAGATGGTAGAAGACGACGAAGAACAACAAGAAGAGGGGATAAAAGGAGAAGAGGCAGAAAGCCCGGTTAATAAAATTGGCGAAAAACCTGAAGCTAAGGAGGAAAGTATCAGAGGTATAAATATTAGTAAAGACAGCCAAGGTTTAGGTTAA
- a CDS encoding PEP/pyruvate-binding domain-containing protein: MPNFVLPFSKISKKDVKKAGGKGASLGEMTGIKLPVPPGFVVLANAFEKYLKDTDINVEIEAALDKVSVKDVNSVERTSSKIRDLIHDFKVSLDIKKQIEKAFDNLKSKFVAVRSSATAEDSKIASWAGELETYLFVDKKNLMDKVRTCWSSLYTPRAIFYRFEKGLHKRKVGVAVVVQDMIDSEVSGVAFTVHPVTRDKNQMVIEAVLGQGEAIVSGQVTPDTYVIDKEDDYIVDINISEQKEKIAYKKNGGTKKVKIVNKDIGKQKLSGQEIIGLSKICSQIEKHYRHPQDIEWARAKNKFYITQSRPITTL, encoded by the coding sequence ATGCCTAATTTTGTCTTACCTTTTTCAAAAATAAGCAAAAAAGACGTGAAAAAAGCCGGTGGTAAGGGCGCTTCTTTGGGTGAAATGACAGGCATAAAATTACCAGTACCACCTGGATTTGTAGTTTTAGCCAATGCTTTTGAAAAATATTTAAAAGATACGGATATTAATGTAGAAATTGAAGCAGCTTTGGATAAAGTAAGTGTTAAAGATGTTAACAGTGTGGAAAGAACTTCAAGCAAAATTAGAGATTTAATCCATGATTTTAAAGTTTCTTTAGACATAAAAAAACAAATTGAAAAAGCCTTTGATAATTTAAAAAGTAAATTTGTAGCGGTCCGCAGTTCAGCTACAGCTGAAGATTCAAAAATAGCTTCTTGGGCTGGTGAATTGGAAACTTATCTCTTTGTTGATAAAAAGAATTTAATGGATAAAGTAAGAACTTGCTGGTCTTCCTTATACACTCCTCGGGCTATTTTTTACCGCTTTGAAAAGGGGCTACATAAAAGAAAGGTGGGAGTAGCTGTAGTAGTTCAGGATATGATTGATTCAGAAGTTTCCGGGGTGGCTTTTACCGTTCATCCGGTTACCCGCGATAAAAACCAAATGGTGATTGAAGCGGTCTTAGGCCAGGGTGAAGCCATTGTCTCCGGTCAAGTGACTCCTGACACTTATGTTATTGATAAAGAAGATGATTATATTGTTGATATAAATATTTCTGAACAAAAAGAAAAAATAGCTTATAAAAAAAATGGCGGGACTAAGAAAGTAAAAATAGTAAATAAAGATATTGGAAAACAAAAATTAAGCGGCCAAGAAATAATAGGGCTGAGTAAAATCTGCAGCCAGATAGAAAAGCATTACCGCCATCCACAGGATATTGAATGGGCTCGGGCAAAAAATAAATTTTATATAACCCAATCAAGACCAATAACTACCTTATAA
- a CDS encoding PrgI family protein — MRQYTVPQFIDIESKIIGSISVRQFIILLAGGIVIYLNYELFGSINFWYFGITSLFIFAFTGTLAFLKINGQSFQYFLLNIFNIIKDPRLRVWNKEFSKKDFQVKKSKSPDTKVIAKKEPLSLSHLNRLSLVVDTGGAYKDEDKIFKKSTVKYIKRKKDNNE; from the coding sequence ATGAGACAATACACAGTGCCACAATTTATAGATATTGAAAGTAAAATTATCGGTTCTATTTCAGTGAGGCAATTTATTATTTTATTGGCTGGTGGTATTGTTATTTATCTTAATTATGAATTGTTTGGTTCTATAAATTTCTGGTATTTTGGCATAACTTCTTTGTTTATATTTGCCTTTACAGGGACTTTAGCTTTTTTGAAAATAAATGGACAGTCTTTTCAATATTTTTTACTTAATATCTTTAATATTATTAAAGATCCGAGATTAAGAGTTTGGAATAAGGAATTTAGTAAGAAAGATTTTCAAGTTAAAAAATCTAAATCACCCGATACAAAAGTAATAGCTAAAAAAGAACCGCTTTCTTTATCGCATTTAAACCGTCTTTCTTTAGTGGTTGATACAGGCGGGGCTTATAAGGACGAAGACAAAATATTTAAAAAATCAACAGTTAAATATATTAAAAGAAAAAAAGATAATAATGAGTAA